Part of the Benincasa hispida cultivar B227 chromosome 11, ASM972705v1, whole genome shotgun sequence genome, TTTTCATTATTGGACCCATATttatttgggtttttattttttgatgttttgagtttttaaGGGTTCCTATGAATGAAAATTCAGTCTCACCACCTTCTTTTGCAATTCTTGAATCAAGGTTGCATgccaaaaacattcaaataagtCTTATCACCTTGATTGTAGAGTGTTTAAACTTGGAGTAAGGAACTAATTCTCCTTATCTCTTGGTTTTCGATCAAAAGGTAATCCAAATCTAATCCTACcatttttgttaaattgattAGTGTTTAGAATTTGATATTATGGATTCAACAATTGGGttcctaatttttaatttttaaggctttcatatcattttttaatatatatatatatatatacacacacacacatacacacccCACAACATGAAGCCAAATCTTTAGAAGAGTCACcaatttttaatacaaaaatcaaGAGTAATTGCCACCATATCACAACAAATGAAGAACAACCGAAATGATAGAAGAAAGGGTGTCGTAAACCTCTCcatcaatcaaataatatttatattcacCAAACTAACTTACCTATACTACTGAGTAGCATAAATGGCAAGTTCAAAGTCGAGCCACATAAAACTAAATGCATGAATTAAAGTGCAGGAGAGTACAGAGAAACTAAATGCAGCCATCCAATTTTGTAGGTAAGGAACATGATTTTAAAGTGTGTATAACAATAAATTGTGTACTTGAATCACAATTTAGAGGTAAATCAATATCTACACCACCTTTTTAATAGTTTAAAACTAAATCGATTTTCCAGAATTATAGTTTTGAAATGAAATGATACAAGAGGGCATCAAAAAAGGAACATTAAAGGTGTTAGTATTGAAATTTTAGGAAGTTTATTATTGTtaaatataaaagtttaaatttattgaaaagcTTCTTATGGTGTAGTCGACTTAATTAAAAGTAATAATAGATTAACGaaaattttcaatctaaatgaaaacattgttatgaatatttgaattacATGAGAATATTCTAATTAGATGTCCTACCCCAATTCATTTATATTGGCTCTTTGTAACGTATATTCATACTTGTGTTGGCCAAGCGAAATCACGTGGAAAACACAAAATTTGGTTCTTGTTTTTTTGCTCAACAATATCCAATACCTTGTAGAAACAGAGGGATTATTTGGGTTGcaatgttaaaaattaaaacatgtcATATGGTCCAATACCCCGATAGAAAAATAGCTACATAATGCAGTTTCTTAATGCTTTATTTTTTACAGCAAATTGATAAacccaatttttaaaatgtgaaaaggataaaaataacttcaaatgAGAAAATCAAGAAAACATAACGAATCTGAAATCATGTTTCAAAAAATGACCCGACAGTAAGTTAATAACGTACAGTGAATCTTCTTTTGAAAATcattcaaagataaaataaattaaaccatAGGATAcatacataacatttaattaattaattaaaaacacgATTACCTTGTATTTGAAAGcaaaaaacaaatgaagtgtGTTCATTCAACTTAGcctaaaaatcaaatcaaaaagaaagaaaatgcaGTTCCAGGGTTTAACCAAAGATCTCTCATAAAGTAGTTTAATCTCTCTGCAACGTGAAGTCAGTCAAACAAAAGTGTGAAAAGATGCATTTACCATCATAAAACTGAAAACGCCCcatagtaaagaaaaaaaaaacaaatcttgAGACAGATGAACAGCGGAAAATCAAGAAGATTAGGCCTACCAACTCAATAGTTTCCTAATACAATCCTACATCTAAAAAGCCTCCTAATCGAATAAGCTAAATCCCATGTCGTCGTCGCTCTCTTCCTTTGGCTCCTCCTGCACAATAGGCTTAAATGAACAAATCCCAGAAAAGGGGAAAAGGGGACAAatgaaactaaattgaaacaataaGATTGGTTCTAAATCACCACCATGTCAATCAATGAAGGtgacaattaaaattaaagtgtGCATTAAGTAGAAATTACGCTCATCAATGTTAAGCTTTCTATTGAATATCTTAGATGCATATTCCTAAACCACATTTTCTATGTTGCTAATCCAAGTTCGAAGGGATATTATGAATCACCTAATGGGTTAACTACGAAAATCTAAATCGAAGAAGCACGGCAACAGTAGAAACAATTTATTTGTTCTCCATAATTAACTGATTCAGTACTCAGAACTAACTGGTATTAGTATTAGCAACATACAGAATGTGGGTTATATGCGTATATTTGAAAGAGATTCTTATTGAAAATCGAGAGTTATTGGAAAGTTAGAGCTAGCAGAAGCAGAGAAGTATATTGGATAAAAGGGTACATACCTTCTTTTCCTCGACGGCAGGAGCGGCAGCAGCGCTAACGGCAGGAGCAGCTACAGCCACAGGAGCAGCAGCGCCACCTCCACAGCCAACATTCAGAAGAAGGTCCCCAATATTCCTCTTCTCCGCCAATTTAGCAAACAGGCTGGGCCAGTAAGATTCCACAGAGAGCCCCGCCGCTGCTATTACCGCTGCAATCTTTTCCGCCTAGACCCAATAAGcaaattaatcacacatcaAACgaatccaaaaaagaaaaaaagataaatacacAGAAAGAGAATGGTTCTACAGTGATTGCAATTCCGTCATCGTGAAGAGCCAGGGCGGCGTAGGCGCAGGCGAGTTCACTGGTAGACATTGCGTAGGACCTGCGAATTAAATCAGAACAAAGTTAAAAACGATGGAGAAAGAAGCGGAAATTTGATATATGGAGGAGGAACATACGATGGCAGTCAAATGCAGGTACAGTGAGCGCTATAGGTCTGATTCTGAGTATATTATATATGAGCGTTTAGGGTTTTTCATGTTCCTTCGCATTGGGCCGACCCAAACTataatttttaggattttggaaAACCGGAGAGACCGGCAAAATTTGGGAGGTCCCTTGAATTTATgtcacaaaaaataataataataataaataaatccgGAAATAATAAGAATTTTGGCCAAACATGTGCCGCATACGTGACGTTCACTTTTATAATTTCGAATTTACCCCTACTATGATCGGCTAATGGTATTATtgaatacaatataattactataGTGTGTATCAATTCTGAATAAACCAAACGAATTCAAGAAAAAAATGTGGTGTATTTTTTGGaccatttgaatttcaaattgagagtttaatatcatatttgatttgatataaccccttttcaaatttattcaaaatgaatcaatatttaatttgtatatcttcattttgattttaatttatactagatcttcaaattttacattatcttattaatctttttattattttaaatttgtattggTATATTTGATTCCAACTAagattttattcattattttatacttaTTATCATCAAACAAATTGtatatttcattcaaattttctcatttttcattttttatcacGTTTTATCACTTgttatcttattatattattatatcattttcaaatgttttatatatacttcattttataaatatctAAAAGAGGTCCATCTTTTTTTACAAACAAGTAAGTAGTCATTTCAATCATTCTATTTTTGCCATAGCTCTACAATAAGTAAGGATTCTTTTTTATGGTAAATGGGATGAAAATTCACACTATCAtgattatcgtactgttgagACTTATATTCTTTCAAATCCGTCATTccaacaatttattatttatatccaATGTAAGCTTTTTCCATCTTCCAATTTCTCTGTATCTTATTTGATATTATACTAGGATGGTTCCAACTATTCGAATCTTATTCGGATTGTTGAAGATAAGGATATTTTTGTGACTGATGTCAGTTTTATCGAACTTCCCCTATAATGATTTATGTGTAGTTATTGACATCGTATCATCTAGTACTTCTGGAAGTACAATGTATTTGAATAGTGAGTTAGTAGGAACAGACCATTCCGTCCAACAGTCTGATCATAATACTACAATAATTGATTTCCAAGCTTCTAGAGATATAGTATATTTGAATAGTGAGTTACCTCGTCACTAttagggttgatgctctaaatctcgtagggtcctatagtttgtcaacattgttgaacaaacacattatatattaaaatattttatattttattcattgtctataaattataaaatattttagttgcattaaccacaaaccaataaactaacacctaaggttatctttgtaacttaaacggagacatacgggtggatcatgtttaagtgataacctaaatgatctgtagtatatggataaggctgggtaccttatcctggtgacactacgagtatggcccgtttTGTAAGtgctacaattgttgtaaagtgctacaa contains:
- the LOC120091360 gene encoding 60S acidic ribosomal protein P1-like, with the protein product MSTSELACAYAALALHDDGIAITAEKIAAVIAAAGLSVESYWPSLFAKLAEKRNIGDLLLNVGCGGGAAAPVAVAAPAVSAAAAPAVEEKKEEPKEESDDDMGFSLFD